The Verrucomicrobiales bacterium genomic sequence CATCCAATCGCTCATCTTCTACGGTCCGCCCGGGACGGGTAAGACCTCGCTGGCTCAGATCATCGCGCTCCAGACCAAGAACCGATTTGAGAAGCTGAGTGGCGTTGAATCGAATGTCGCGGACATGCGGCGAGTGTTGAGTTCGGCGGCGCATCGGCTCCAGAACACCGGGAAGCCAACCTTGGTTTTCATCGACGAAATTCACCGGTTCAACAAGTCGCAGCAGGATGTCCTGCTTCCCGATGTGGAGAGCGGTGTGATTCGTCTGGTGGGTGCGACCACCCATAACCCGTTTTTTTTCGTCAACTCCCCGCTGGTCTCCCGGTCGCAGATCTTTGAGCTGCGGCCCTTGACGGAGCCTGAAACTCTCGAACTGTTCGACCGCGCGCTCCAGGATGCGGAGCGCGGCTTGGGGCATCTGCGCATCGAAGCCGCCCCGGAGGCTTTGGCCCACCTTGCGCGCATGGCCGATGGAGATGGCCGCAAGGCTCTGAATGCGCTCGAGGTGGCCGCTTTGACCACCGCTCGCAGTTCCGATGGTCTGCTGCGCATCACGCTCGAGGTGGCGGAACAGAGCATTCAGAAAAAAGCCATTGTTTACGAGGGGGATGGCGATGCGCACTACGACACGGCATCGGCGTTTATCAAATCGATGCGTGGCAGCGATCCCGATGCAGCCCTCTACTGGCTGGCGAAGATGATTCACGCGGGTGAGGATCCG encodes the following:
- a CDS encoding replication-associated recombination protein A; the encoded protein is MTGDDLFGQAPPVPLPAEEGPSAADAAFRQAPLAARMRPRNLAEYVGQTHILGPGQLLRRAIEADRIQSLIFYGPPGTGKTSLAQIIALQTKNRFEKLSGVESNVADMRRVLSSAAHRLQNTGKPTLVFIDEIHRFNKSQQDVLLPDVESGVIRLVGATTHNPFFFVNSPLVSRSQIFELRPLTEPETLELFDRALQDAERGLGHLRIEAAPEALAHLARMADGDGRKALNALEVAALTTARSSDGLLRITLEVAEQSIQKKAIVYEGDGDAHYDTASAFIKSMRGSDPDAALYWLAKMIHAGEDPRFITRRVVICAAEDVGLADPMALVLANAAHEVAQFVGWPEARIPIAQAVIYIASANKSNTAMVAVDAALEDVRQGRTLPVPTALRDGHYAGAKRLGHGEGYEYAHNHPDHFVPQDYLGAPRRYYEPTEQGTEKKLKERLDRWRALTAEARKSSSSKLE